From Mucilaginibacter gotjawali:
CGGGACCGACAACCTTGCGCTTGATAAAATGCCAACCGGCGTAACTCATAGTTATGTTTTTAAAGGAACAAAAGCTGAAAAGTTTGTTGATCAAAGTGCTTTATGGGGTTTGCGCGATACCCTATTATCAAACGGTGCGGCCTATGCTGATTTGAATAATGATGGTAAACTTTCCCTGGTGGTTAATACCCTGAATCACCCGGCGTGCATCTACAAAAACTCATCGTCGGGCAGCCATTACCTCAGCATAAAATTTACTGGCAGCCAGGATAACCACTTCGGCATTGGTGCAAAAGCATATGTTTTTTGCAATGGGCAAATGCAATATGAGCAGCTCATGCTCACCCGGGGCTTCCAGTCGTCGGTTGAGCCTAAGCTCCATTTTGGTTTGAATGATCAAAAAAAAGCAGATAGCCTGTTGATCGTTTGGCCAAATCAAACTTTCCAGGTGATCAAAAATCTTAAAAGCGACCAGCTATTTGTGGCAGATCAAAAGAATGCGAAGGGGCATTTTGATTATGCCCAATTCTTTCCCGTTTCCAAACCAGTTTTTAAGGACATCACTGCTGACATAAACTTGAATTGGAAGCATCAGGAAAATGATTTTGTTGATTTTGATGTGCAACCATTTATTCCGCATATGCTTTCAAAAGAAGGGCCACGGATAGCAGTTGCTGATGTAAATAACGACGGCCTCGAAGATTTTTACGTTTGCGGCGCAAAGGGACAGCCGGGAGCTTTGTTTATCCAAAAACCCGGCGGTGGTTTTAAACCTTCGCCCCAATCCGACTTTATTGCCGATAAAGCATGCGAAGACGTTGATGCCGTTTTTATCGATGTAAATAAAACCGGGCACCAGGATCTTTATGTAGTAAGTGGTGGAAATGAATTAAAAAATGGATCGCCCGAATTGGCTGACCGCTTGTATATAAATGACGGTAAAGGTCATTTTAAACGATCGGACGCGAATCCGTCAATCAAAGTCAATAAAGCTGCGGTTGCGGTTGCCGATATAAATCATGATGGTTACCCGGACCTTTTTGTGGCGGGTGCACCTGAAGCTGCTAAATTTGGTGCGATACCGGAATCATACCTGTTGATGAATGATGGTCATGGACACTTTCAAAAAGCGCAAATCCCCGGTGAGCTCAAATATGCCGGTATGCTCCGGTCTGTCGCTTTTGCTGATCTTGATAACGATGGCTGGCCCGACCTGGTGGTAGGCGGAGAATGGATGCCAGTAAAAGTATTCATGAATAAACATGGTAAATTTGTTGAACAGCATTATGCCGGAATGGATAAGTTATCAGGATGGTGGCAGCGCATTGTTCTTGCTGATGTTGATGGGGACGGTAAAGTGGATATCATCGCTGGCAATTATGGCCTCAACTCCAAACTTAAACCAAGCGGCCAGGACCCAGTAAAACTGTATTTAACTGATATTGATAAAAACGGGACTGTTGACCCGCTGCTTACCTACAGTATAGACCAAAAAGATTATACCTTTTTAGGCAAAGGTGATATCGAGAAACAGGTGCCTTTAATAAAAAAGAAGTTTTTATATTATCATGATTTTGCCGGGAAGACGGTGAATGAGCTTTTTGGCGATTCACTGACCACTACAAGGCCGTTAACCGCTAACTCTTTTGTATCCGGCGTTTTCTTTAATAAGGGGGATGGGGATTTTCAGTTTAAACCATTCCCGTCGGCCGCCCAAACTTCACCGCTTTTTGGCTTTGCCAGTATGGCTGCACCTGGTAAAGGTATCCTGGCGGGAGGGAATTTCTCTGGCGTGATACCTTTTGAAGGACGCTATGATGCCGATTTTGGAGATATGATAATACCGGATAAAAAGGGCGATTTTAGCTGGCAATCACCGGTTAGTTCAGGTTTTATTTTACGCGGAGAAGTTCGGGATATTAAAACGATAAAAACCGCTAAGGGGATAATTTATGCAGTAGCATTTAATAATAACGCGATCAGGTTTTTTAAAATAACTAATTAGATATGAATAGATTACATACGATAATAATTGTAATTACCTTGCTTTTTTCAACTTCGGCAAATGCCCAGGATGAATGGGTAATAAAAGCTGATAAAATTGATCCGGCCA
This genomic window contains:
- a CDS encoding VCBS repeat-containing protein, whose protein sequence is MIFKTAKESRKKLYILHLILLFGIVFTGINSCKQKSEKPAVFQLLDSTQTNIYFKNTLNDTDYPGILNYLYFYNGGGVAVGDINNDGLPDLFFTSNKKGGNKLYLNKGNYQFEDITGKAGVAGTADWCTGVTMADVNNDGYLDIYVCAVSGKLGFTGHNMLYINNHDGTFTEKSAEYGLDFSGYSTQAAFFDYNHDGRLDCFLLNQSNHSVDTYGDTSLRRKVNKLAGSRLFLNNKGHFEDVTLKAGIYSSALGYGLGLGIADLNNDGWEDIYVGNDFHENDYYYINNHDGTFTESGAKHFNHYSRFSMGNDIADFNNDGQLDIITADMLPPGENILKSYMGDESYDQYKYKILDNGFQYQYSRNCLQKNLGNGSAFSEVGLMDGVSATDWSWSPLLADFDNDGIKDLFIANGIKRRPTDMDFISFISNISVQGSLQTGHGTDNLALDKMPTGVTHSYVFKGTKAEKFVDQSALWGLRDTLLSNGAAYADLNNDGKLSLVVNTLNHPACIYKNSSSGSHYLSIKFTGSQDNHFGIGAKAYVFCNGQMQYEQLMLTRGFQSSVEPKLHFGLNDQKKADSLLIVWPNQTFQVIKNLKSDQLFVADQKNAKGHFDYAQFFPVSKPVFKDITADINLNWKHQENDFVDFDVQPFIPHMLSKEGPRIAVADVNNDGLEDFYVCGAKGQPGALFIQKPGGGFKPSPQSDFIADKACEDVDAVFIDVNKTGHQDLYVVSGGNELKNGSPELADRLYINDGKGHFKRSDANPSIKVNKAAVAVADINHDGYPDLFVAGAPEAAKFGAIPESYLLMNDGHGHFQKAQIPGELKYAGMLRSVAFADLDNDGWPDLVVGGEWMPVKVFMNKHGKFVEQHYAGMDKLSGWWQRIVLADVDGDGKVDIIAGNYGLNSKLKPSGQDPVKLYLTDIDKNGTVDPLLTYSIDQKDYTFLGKGDIEKQVPLIKKKFLYYHDFAGKTVNELFGDSLTTTRPLTANSFVSGVFFNKGDGDFQFKPFPSAAQTSPLFGFASMAAPGKGILAGGNFSGVIPFEGRYDADFGDMIIPDKKGDFSWQSPVSSGFILRGEVRDIKTIKTAKGIIYAVAFNNNAIRFFKITN